Proteins encoded together in one Acholeplasma hippikon window:
- the serS gene encoding serine--tRNA ligase: protein MLDVKYITENMEEVIKRLSTRKGDFSYLRKITDLQDKRKQLIQEVEGLQAKRNEQSKLIGQYKREGKNVQPLMAEIELIKGQIPALDQELSSIEKEIFEILSITPNLPGLDVPVGEDEAANVEIKKWGTIRNFDFPIQDHVSLGEKLGILDFERAAKITGPRFVIDKGMGARLERSLIQFMMDLHAHEHGYTEVMPPYVVNEKSMFGTGQFPKFKGDSFRLEGENEWYLNPTAEVPTINMYRDEIIPVEELPMRYVSYTTAFRSEAGSAGRDTRGILRQHQFNKVELIKFTTPEDSEAEHQAMLKNSEKVLQLLNLPYRVVCLSTGDMGFGMQKTYDIEVWIPAQNTYREIGSISNAGDFQARRANIRFKRTKDSKTEFVHTLNGSGLAVGRTMIAIMENYQNADGTITVPEALRPYMRVDIIK, encoded by the coding sequence ATGTTAGATGTAAAATACATAACCGAAAATATGGAAGAGGTTATCAAACGTCTTTCAACAAGAAAAGGTGATTTCTCATATTTAAGAAAAATCACAGATTTACAAGACAAAAGAAAACAATTAATTCAAGAAGTTGAAGGCTTACAAGCTAAGAGAAATGAACAATCTAAATTAATTGGTCAATATAAACGTGAAGGTAAAAACGTTCAACCGTTAATGGCTGAAATTGAACTCATTAAAGGTCAAATTCCAGCGTTAGATCAAGAATTATCTAGTATTGAAAAAGAAATATTTGAAATTTTATCAATTACGCCAAACCTACCAGGTTTAGATGTCCCAGTTGGTGAAGATGAAGCAGCAAACGTTGAAATTAAAAAATGGGGAACGATTAGAAACTTTGATTTCCCAATTCAAGATCATGTTTCATTAGGTGAAAAATTAGGCATCTTAGATTTTGAACGTGCTGCTAAAATTACAGGACCTCGTTTCGTTATTGATAAAGGCATGGGGGCTCGTTTAGAACGTTCATTAATCCAATTCATGATGGATTTACATGCACATGAACATGGATACACAGAAGTAATGCCACCATATGTTGTAAATGAAAAGAGTATGTTTGGTACAGGCCAATTCCCTAAATTTAAAGGAGATTCATTCCGTTTAGAAGGGGAAAACGAATGGTATTTAAACCCTACAGCAGAAGTTCCAACAATTAACATGTATCGTGATGAAATTATTCCTGTAGAAGAATTACCAATGCGTTATGTATCTTATACAACTGCATTTAGATCAGAAGCAGGTTCTGCAGGTAGAGATACACGCGGCATTTTACGTCAGCACCAATTCAATAAAGTAGAATTAATTAAGTTCACTACACCAGAAGATAGTGAGGCTGAACATCAAGCAATGTTAAAAAACTCAGAAAAAGTATTACAATTATTAAATCTTCCGTACCGTGTTGTATGTCTATCAACTGGTGACATGGGATTCGGTATGCAAAAGACATATGATATTGAAGTTTGGATTCCAGCACAAAATACTTATAGAGAAATTGGTTCAATTTCAAACGCAGGAGATTTCCAAGCTCGTCGCGCAAATATTCGTTTCAAACGTACTAAAGATAGCAAGACCGAATTTGTTCACACATTAAATGGTTCAGGTTTAGCAGTTGGTAGAACAATGATTGCGATTATGGAAAATTATCAAAATGCTGATGGAACCATTACAGTTCCTGAAGCACTAAGACCTTACATGAGAGTAGACATCATTAAATAA
- the rsmA gene encoding 16S rRNA (adenine(1518)-N(6)/adenine(1519)-N(6))-dimethyltransferase RsmA: protein MEHQAKKKFGQNFLTDTNLLKKIVDSANIKDKNVLEIGPGLGALTQFLTVQSKKYLAYEIDLSLVDTLKKFESEKAQFIFKDFMEDDVTKTLLNYFQNEEVHLVGNLPYYITTPIIFEFLKYDHLKTATIMVQKEVGDRIISDRNLKTYNGFSAILQYYTKVSRVVNVNRKMFNPVPKVDSMVVKLEKIDRRLPKEQEILYEKIVKSAFMHKRKTMVNNLSETFNIPKIELQQFLNKLGFKETARAEELSVEDFILITKSFNY from the coding sequence ATGGAGCATCAAGCTAAGAAAAAATTTGGACAAAACTTTTTAACAGACACAAACTTACTTAAAAAAATTGTGGATTCAGCAAATATTAAAGATAAAAATGTATTAGAAATTGGACCAGGGCTTGGCGCTTTAACTCAATTTTTAACTGTACAATCAAAAAAATATCTAGCATATGAAATTGATCTTTCTTTAGTAGACACTTTAAAGAAATTTGAAAGTGAAAAAGCGCAGTTCATATTTAAAGATTTTATGGAAGATGATGTAACAAAAACTTTATTAAATTATTTTCAAAATGAAGAAGTACATTTAGTTGGTAACCTACCTTACTATATTACAACACCAATCATTTTTGAATTTTTAAAGTATGATCACTTGAAAACAGCAACCATTATGGTTCAAAAAGAAGTTGGCGATAGAATCATCAGCGATCGTAATTTAAAAACATATAATGGATTTTCTGCAATCTTACAGTATTACACAAAGGTAAGTCGAGTGGTCAATGTTAATCGCAAAATGTTTAATCCAGTTCCTAAAGTCGACTCAATGGTTGTAAAATTAGAAAAGATTGATAGACGTCTACCTAAAGAACAAGAAATATTATATGAAAAAATAGTGAAATCTGCATTTATGCATAAACGTAAAACAATGGTAAATAACTTGTCTGAGACATTTAATATACCTAAGATTGAATTACAACAATTTTTAAATAAATTAGGTTTTAAAGAAACTGCACGCGCTGAAGAATTAAGCGTAGAAGATTTCATTTTAATAACAAAATCATTCAACTATTAA
- a CDS encoding HD domain-containing protein: MKKRERQQVFRDPLYGYIHINYELITNLINSSVFQRLRRIRQLSGVHMIFHAAEHSRFSHSLGVYELAYRFSMIKEIDEVLDERSKLLFYAAALLHDVGHGAYSHAFEYVFHVNHEKIGASLIVNHPELRSILDEVDQNFAEDVASVILKQGKFPLIQQLISSQLDIDRLDYLERDAYFTGAAYGHIDLDRLMRVVVVKDNRLAFKASGIHAIENYLVARYHMYWQVYYHPKARAYEVILEKIYLRVKDLLQKGFDFEHDVTSLKKILNNPHDMYAYLEIDDYYMNGLIAYFLKSKDPILKTLSNDFLNRHIWEFIDDKEENKDKINEILNKITDEEKRYFTLKTSVQQTAYKASSTIGDQIHILTEKDEVIPLSSYSSIVHSLVTSSDKSDYKFFYKKL, translated from the coding sequence ATGAAAAAAAGAGAGAGACAACAAGTTTTTCGTGATCCACTTTATGGTTATATCCATATCAATTATGAACTAATCACTAACTTAATCAACTCATCAGTATTTCAACGCTTAAGAAGAATTAGACAATTATCTGGTGTACACATGATTTTCCATGCTGCAGAACATTCAAGATTTTCTCATTCTCTAGGTGTTTATGAACTTGCTTATCGCTTCAGTATGATTAAAGAAATTGATGAAGTACTTGATGAAAGATCAAAACTATTATTCTATGCAGCTGCATTACTTCATGATGTAGGACATGGTGCCTATTCACACGCATTTGAATATGTTTTTCATGTAAATCATGAAAAGATTGGTGCAAGCTTAATCGTTAATCATCCTGAACTAAGAAGTATTTTAGACGAAGTTGATCAAAACTTTGCTGAAGATGTTGCCTCAGTTATTTTAAAACAAGGTAAATTCCCACTAATCCAACAACTCATATCAAGTCAATTAGATATTGATAGATTAGATTATTTAGAACGCGATGCATACTTTACTGGTGCAGCATATGGGCATATTGATTTAGACCGCTTAATGAGAGTTGTGGTTGTAAAAGATAACCGATTAGCCTTTAAAGCAAGTGGTATTCACGCAATTGAAAACTATTTGGTTGCTAGATACCATATGTACTGGCAAGTATATTATCATCCGAAAGCTCGTGCATATGAAGTCATTTTAGAAAAAATCTACTTAAGAGTTAAAGATTTATTACAAAAAGGCTTTGACTTTGAACATGATGTAACAAGTTTAAAGAAAATCTTAAATAATCCACACGATATGTATGCTTATTTAGAAATTGATGATTATTATATGAATGGATTAATTGCATACTTCTTGAAGTCTAAAGATCCAATTTTAAAAACATTATCAAATGATTTCTTAAATCGACATATCTGGGAATTTATCGATGATAAAGAAGAAAATAAAGATAAGATTAATGAAATCTTAAACAAGATTACAGATGAAGAAAAACGTTATTTCACGCTAAAGACATCTGTACAACAAACCGCTTATAAGGCAAGTTCAACTATTGGCGACCAAATCCATATTTTAACCGAAAAAGATGAAGTGATTCCTTTATCTTCATACTCATCAATTGTTCATTCACTTGTTACTTCAAGTGATAAGTCAGACTATAAATTCTTTTATAAAAAATTATGA
- the pth gene encoding aminoacyl-tRNA hydrolase has protein sequence MKLVVGLGNPGREYTQTRHNVGFILIDKFLSELNLDIKVDNKLNAALVKTNISGEQVIFAKPLTYMNLSGQAVSKIANYYKIDLNDIIVVSDDTALALGKIRLRETGSHGGQNGLRNIIQELGTANFKRLRVGIGDNPIMNKADYVLGKFTPKELEQLIPAINLGYNAIFEWIKNEKFNNIMTRYNTPQAE, from the coding sequence ATGAAGTTAGTTGTCGGGTTAGGTAATCCAGGCAGAGAATATACTCAAACTAGACACAATGTTGGATTTATCTTAATTGATAAATTCTTAAGTGAATTAAACTTAGATATTAAAGTAGATAATAAATTAAATGCAGCACTCGTAAAAACAAATATCTCAGGTGAACAAGTTATTTTTGCAAAACCCTTAACCTATATGAATTTATCAGGTCAAGCGGTAAGCAAGATTGCTAATTACTATAAGATTGATCTTAATGATATCATTGTTGTATCAGATGATACAGCCTTAGCACTTGGTAAGATTAGATTGAGAGAAACAGGAAGTCACGGTGGTCAAAATGGATTAAGAAATATTATCCAAGAATTGGGCACAGCAAACTTTAAACGATTACGTGTCGGTATCGGAGACAATCCGATTATGAATAAGGCTGATTATGTATTAGGTAAGTTTACACCTAAAGAATTAGAACAATTAATTCCTGCAATTAATTTAGGGTACAATGCAATTTTTGAATGGATTAAAAATGAAAAATTTAACAATATCATGACAAGATATAACACCCCCCAGGCTGAATAA
- a CDS encoding ribose-phosphate diphosphokinase: protein MSIEDKKVKLFTLSANRPLAESIARAANIPLSNVEVIKFADGEMTINIEESVRGNHVFVVQPTSQPANDHYMEILILADALKRASAASITILMPYYGYSRQDRKAKSRQPITAKLMANLLTVAGVNRVVCLDLHAAQIQGFFDIPIDNFPAAPLLASYFRKKKLENVVVVSPDHGGVTRARIFATFLQAPLAIIDKRRPEPNKAEVMNIIGDVQGATCVMIDDIIDTGGTLMAGAEALVKAGAKSVYAAATHGVLTNNATEKLQKSVLEEIVITDTIYLAPEKKQPKIKQLSVGPLLGEAIIHILNDEPISQIFNRIEEV, encoded by the coding sequence ATGAGTATAGAAGATAAAAAAGTGAAATTGTTCACATTATCTGCAAATAGACCATTAGCGGAATCAATTGCTAGAGCTGCTAATATTCCACTTTCAAACGTTGAAGTAATTAAATTTGCAGACGGGGAAATGACAATCAATATAGAAGAATCAGTGAGAGGTAATCACGTCTTTGTTGTCCAACCAACAAGTCAACCTGCCAACGATCACTATATGGAAATTTTAATTTTAGCAGATGCATTAAAACGTGCATCAGCAGCATCAATCACAATTCTAATGCCTTATTATGGCTATTCAAGACAAGATAGAAAAGCAAAATCTCGTCAACCTATTACAGCTAAATTAATGGCTAACTTATTAACAGTAGCCGGTGTAAATCGTGTTGTATGTTTAGATTTACATGCTGCCCAAATCCAAGGGTTCTTCGATATTCCAATCGACAACTTCCCAGCAGCACCTCTTCTAGCATCATATTTCAGAAAGAAAAAATTAGAAAATGTAGTTGTTGTATCACCTGACCATGGTGGTGTAACAAGAGCAAGAATTTTTGCAACATTCTTACAAGCACCATTAGCAATTATTGATAAAAGAAGACCTGAGCCAAATAAGGCTGAAGTGATGAATATTATCGGGGATGTTCAAGGTGCGACTTGTGTTATGATTGATGATATCATCGACACAGGCGGCACATTAATGGCTGGTGCTGAAGCTTTAGTTAAAGCTGGTGCAAAATCAGTATATGCAGCTGCAACTCACGGTGTATTAACAAATAACGCAACAGAAAAACTACAAAAATCAGTATTAGAAGAAATTGTTATTACAGATACAATTTATTTAGCACCTGAAAAGAAACAACCGAAGATTAAACAATTATCTGTTGGACCTTTATTAGGTGAAGCAATTATCCACATCTTAAATGATGAACCAATTTCTCAAATTTTCAATAGAATTGAGGAAGTTTAA
- a CDS encoding sensor histidine kinase: protein MAYLNDYYAQVRVDYDPYTNELEYDHKSIYNDYLIIRNGSIALYSNENVSEEYINYVAEHVISEYFENNTTRSNQTITYVRYKDIAYMGIVSHPMGTPKFAVVVVSNATEYIQDMTGSVPFYATLAFLSILVLGNVIIWLWSSTTVSKLKVLQEKIDDMIKTDYQSDVRIDAAEEITSLANAIDNMRNQIKENERTKKEMVQNMGHDLKTPIAVIKSYAEAILDGIEDTDAAQLIIKQADILNKKVLQIMEYNKLGYIKSDQKLEDVSMREVLTSIVNNYKYITHAEITLNIDSDWVHPMIKENLYVAISNIMDNAVRYVQSKIIIQLQNKKLTIYNDGEQIDPEFLPRMFKAYEKGSKGQFGLGLAIVKQTLGMFGLSIRCDNKPNGVEFTIEQL, encoded by the coding sequence ATGGCTTATTTAAATGATTACTATGCTCAAGTTCGTGTGGATTACGATCCTTATACAAATGAACTAGAGTATGATCATAAGTCGATTTATAATGATTATTTAATTATTAGAAATGGTTCAATCGCATTATATTCAAATGAAAATGTATCAGAAGAATATATTAATTATGTTGCAGAGCACGTGATTAGTGAATACTTTGAAAACAATACGACAAGAAGTAATCAAACAATTACTTATGTGAGATACAAGGATATCGCATATATGGGGATTGTTTCTCATCCAATGGGAACACCTAAATTTGCGGTTGTTGTTGTATCAAATGCAACCGAGTATATTCAAGATATGACAGGTAGTGTTCCATTCTATGCGACACTTGCATTCTTAAGTATTTTAGTTTTAGGAAATGTCATTATTTGGCTATGGAGTTCGACAACAGTTTCTAAACTGAAAGTACTTCAAGAAAAGATAGATGATATGATTAAAACTGACTATCAATCAGATGTTAGAATTGATGCTGCAGAAGAAATTACATCACTTGCTAACGCGATTGATAACATGCGAAATCAAATTAAAGAAAATGAACGCACAAAAAAAGAAATGGTTCAAAATATGGGGCATGATTTAAAAACACCAATTGCAGTTATTAAATCTTATGCTGAAGCCATTTTAGATGGAATTGAAGATACTGATGCTGCCCAATTAATTATTAAACAAGCAGACATCTTAAATAAAAAAGTACTTCAAATCATGGAATACAATAAACTTGGATATATTAAGAGTGATCAAAAGTTAGAAGATGTTTCAATGAGAGAAGTATTAACTTCAATTGTTAATAATTATAAATATATTACCCATGCAGAAATCACTTTAAATATAGATTCAGATTGGGTACACCCAATGATTAAAGAAAATCTATATGTAGCTATTTCTAACATCATGGATAATGCAGTACGCTATGTTCAATCAAAAATTATTATTCAACTTCAAAATAAAAAACTCACCATCTATAATGACGGTGAGCAAATTGATCCTGAATTCTTACCACGCATGTTTAAAGCATATGAAAAAGGTAGTAAAGGACAATTCGGTTTAGGACTCGCAATTGTTAAACAAACATTAGGTATGTTTGGATTATCTATTCGATGCGATAATAAACCAAATGGCGTAGAATTTACAATAGAGCAGCTTTAA
- a CDS encoding HIT family protein, which produces METIFTKIINREIPASIVYEDELVIAFLDITQATMGHTLVVTKAPYKNLFEVPEETLKHLFGVVQKLSVAIYKAFDAKGLNLLNNNNETAGQTVFHYHVHIIPRYEKDDLTLGFYNHMSELTSDDYKERAALIKAALL; this is translated from the coding sequence ATGGAAACTATATTTACAAAAATAATCAATCGTGAAATTCCTGCGTCAATTGTATATGAAGATGAACTAGTTATTGCATTTTTAGATATTACACAAGCAACAATGGGTCATACGCTTGTTGTAACCAAAGCCCCATATAAAAATCTTTTTGAAGTACCTGAAGAAACTTTAAAACACTTATTTGGGGTTGTTCAAAAGTTATCTGTTGCAATCTATAAAGCCTTTGATGCGAAGGGCTTAAATTTACTAAATAATAACAATGAAACTGCTGGTCAAACTGTTTTCCATTATCACGTTCATATCATTCCTCGATATGAGAAGGATGATTTAACGCTAGGCTTTTATAATCACATGAGTGAATTAACAAGTGATGATTATAAAGAAAGAGCAGCCTTAATTAAAGCTGCTCTATTGTAA
- the spoVG gene encoding septation regulator SpoVG: MQVTDVRVRLVASDSRLRGVVTVTFDDAFVVHDIRVIEGENGIFVAMPSKKMPNGGFRDIAHPIHQDMRKAVEDAIVKAYQKALETQQPENIAD; encoded by the coding sequence ATGCAAGTAACAGACGTGAGAGTAAGACTTGTAGCAAGTGATTCACGATTAAGGGGCGTGGTTACTGTTACATTTGACGATGCTTTTGTAGTTCATGACATTCGCGTTATTGAAGGGGAAAATGGTATTTTTGTTGCAATGCCAAGCAAGAAGATGCCTAATGGTGGATTTAGAGATATAGCACATCCTATTCATCAAGACATGCGTAAAGCTGTTGAAGATGCAATTGTAAAAGCATATCAAAAAGCACTTGAAACTCAACAACCAGAAAATATAGCGGACTAA
- a CDS encoding toprim domain-containing protein, with protein sequence MKEKLFIVEGTHDEAVLQQCIKGIKTISVGGSQIKEDVLDFLIHNQDKFEIVLLLDPDFPGEKIRKTLASKLSNPKHIFFDRKASISKNRKKVGIEHVDFKLIREMIQYEVKEQEIKTDLNIHTLYELGLTGQINSFNLRKVITDYYHIGHCNTKILLQRLTWLGLTKEDLVRVLNGASS encoded by the coding sequence ATGAAAGAAAAACTGTTTATCGTTGAAGGAACGCATGATGAGGCCGTTCTACAACAATGTATAAAAGGAATTAAAACAATTTCGGTTGGAGGATCTCAAATAAAAGAAGACGTTTTAGATTTTTTGATTCATAATCAAGACAAATTTGAAATTGTACTTTTATTAGACCCTGATTTTCCAGGTGAAAAAATTAGAAAAACACTCGCTAGTAAACTTTCCAATCCAAAGCATATTTTCTTTGATAGAAAAGCATCAATTTCGAAAAATAGAAAAAAAGTTGGAATTGAACATGTTGACTTTAAACTGATTAGGGAAATGATTCAGTATGAAGTTAAAGAGCAAGAGATAAAAACAGATCTTAATATTCATACGCTTTATGAATTAGGATTAACTGGTCAAATTAACTCCTTTAATTTAAGAAAAGTTATTACTGACTATTATCATATCGGACACTGTAATACAAAAATACTTCTTCAAAGATTAACTTGGTTAGGGTTAACTAAAGAGGATTTAGTGAGGGTTTTAAATGGAGCATCAAGCTAA
- a CDS encoding response regulator transcription factor — MKIYYVEDEKDLSEIIRKYLVRENYDVTVFYDGETAMKHVGDQVDLWILDIMLSGQIDGFDLINAINKANPDAAVIFTSARDQALDKIKGLELGSDDYIAKPYSPRELMLRVKAVLKRKQARPGQMSYSEYSISLDSREIRHNDQQIELTNKEFEMLLVFLKNKQQPIERKLLLETIWGKNYVGSDRVMDDLLRRLRSKMPLLRIETIYGYGYRLL; from the coding sequence ATGAAAATTTATTATGTTGAAGATGAAAAAGATTTATCAGAGATTATTAGAAAATACTTAGTACGCGAAAATTATGATGTAACAGTATTTTATGATGGTGAAACTGCGATGAAACACGTTGGTGATCAAGTAGACTTATGGATTCTTGACATCATGTTATCAGGACAAATCGATGGTTTCGATTTAATTAACGCGATTAACAAAGCAAATCCTGATGCTGCGGTTATTTTCACAAGTGCTAGAGACCAAGCCCTAGATAAAATTAAAGGACTTGAATTAGGTTCAGATGATTACATTGCTAAGCCTTATTCTCCAAGAGAATTAATGTTACGTGTTAAAGCAGTATTAAAACGTAAACAAGCGCGTCCTGGTCAAATGAGCTATAGCGAATATAGCATTTCATTAGATTCAAGAGAAATTAGACATAATGATCAACAAATTGAATTAACGAATAAAGAATTTGAAATGTTACTAGTTTTCTTAAAAAACAAGCAACAACCAATTGAAAGAAAACTGTTACTTGAAACAATTTGGGGAAAGAATTATGTAGGTTCAGATAGAGTAATGGATGATTTATTACGTCGTTTAAGATCTAAAATGCCATTACTTAGAATTGAAACTATATATGGATATGGCTATCGCCTATTATGA
- a CDS encoding phosphate propanoyltransferase yields the protein MKRIPVGISGRHVHVTKEHLEILFGEGYELKVFKPLSQPGQYAAEEKVSVVSPQGLVLDGVRILGPVRPASQVEISQSDAIRYKFVAPVRSSGDVKGSGACKLVGPKGEVELSEGVIIADRHIHFSLEEAKEFGVKDKDIVSIKIDGIKAGILDNILCRVHENFRLDCHLDTDDGDAFMLKNGDTVQLVKKYEIVE from the coding sequence ATGAAACGTATTCCAGTAGGTATATCAGGACGTCATGTTCACGTTACAAAGGAACATTTAGAAATTTTATTCGGAGAAGGCTATGAACTTAAGGTTTTCAAACCATTAAGCCAACCAGGCCAATACGCAGCGGAGGAAAAAGTAAGTGTTGTTTCCCCACAAGGTTTAGTATTAGATGGAGTTAGAATCTTAGGACCAGTTAGACCTGCGAGCCAAGTTGAAATCTCACAATCAGATGCTATTCGCTACAAATTTGTTGCACCAGTTAGATCAAGTGGTGATGTTAAAGGCAGCGGAGCTTGTAAATTAGTTGGACCTAAAGGTGAAGTTGAATTATCAGAAGGTGTAATTATCGCTGATAGACATATTCACTTCTCATTAGAAGAAGCTAAAGAATTTGGTGTTAAAGATAAAGATATCGTATCAATCAAAATTGATGGTATTAAAGCTGGTATCTTAGATAATATCTTATGTCGTGTACATGAAAACTTTAGATTAGACTGTCACTTAGATACAGATGACGGCGATGCATTCATGTTAAAGAACGGTGACACTGTTCAATTAGTTAAAAAATACGAAATCGTTGAATAA